From one Lolium rigidum isolate FL_2022 chromosome 4, APGP_CSIRO_Lrig_0.1, whole genome shotgun sequence genomic stretch:
- the LOC124708073 gene encoding avenin-3-like has product MKTFLILTLLAMAVTIATANVQLIPSCQYQPHPEEQQPFPGLQPFPGQQQLIPGHQQHPFPGQQQSLPQLQQLNSCREFLLRQCNPVTMVTFLRSRILQLSSCQVMRQKCCQELAQIPEQSRCPAIHGVVEAIFLQQQQQQQQKQGAFFQPKKMQQIAQGLFQPQQQQCGQGASVQHQQQYHLIQGILQPQQLA; this is encoded by the exons ATGAAGACCTTCCTCATCCTTACCCTCCTTGCCATGGCAGTGACCATTGCCACCGCTAATGTGCAGTTAATACCTAGTTGCCAATATCAGCCGCA TCCTGAGGAACAACAGCCATTTCCCGGGCTACAACCATTTCCCGGGCAACAACAGCTAATTCCTGGGCATCAACAACATCCATTTCCTGGGCAACAACAATCACTTCCGCAACTACAACAGTTGAACTCGTGTAGGGAGTTCCTCCTGCGGCAGTGCAACCCAGTGACGATGGTGACGTTCCTCCGATCACGGATCTTGCAGCTGAGTAGCTGCCAAGTGATGCGGCAAAAGTGCTGCCAGGAGCTGGCACAGATCCCTGAGCAGTCCCGGTGCCCGGCAATCCATGGCGTCGTGGAAGCAATCTTCCtacaacagcagcaacaacaacaacagaagCAAGGTGCTTTCTTCCAACCTAAGAAGATGCAGCAGATTGCTCAGGGTTTATTTCAGCCTCAACAACAACAGTGCGGTCAGGGTGCATCCGTCCAGCATCAGCAGCAATACCATCTCATTCAGGGTATCCTCCAGCCTCAACAACTAGCTTAG